One window from the genome of Candidatus Hydrogenedentota bacterium encodes:
- a CDS encoding PQQ-binding-like beta-propeller repeat protein has protein sequence MPRTKPRKRRFTANEIGRHASVAVVIVSGVFCLVVATLLIANFVQIQAFNPLDNPEMLKLRAQWAAAPEADEKLLQEIRAMDLLARKAYFTSQTHLKTGGYLLTGGVVVLLVAIRLAARFGPKLPVPDPGAPSASYWTSRAHARELLAFIGLAVALVALVSAYFTRLDIPPVDTSPAAASREPIPVQPAETRPPIPWETIQRNWPSFRGPGGYGVAFHTTAPVDWDLASGKNIKWKTDIPLPGANSPVVWDNRVFLSGADANMREVYCFDADGGQMLWKHVVERMPGAPDKPPKVGEETGFAAPTMAAHGNRVFAIFANGDLVCLDFDGKKQWGKSLGLPDNHYGYSSSLLACENLLFVQYDQKKGGKLYAFDVLDGHEKWSVNRTALSWSSPACVPTPSGLQLVVNSAKDVDAYDPLSGTRLWNVPCLDGEVAPSPAYGGGMFFVANDMATATAIRFVPGDPPKPEIAWQWDESLPDVASPVCTDRHFYLATSRAEIVCLDAATGKEQWLQEFDEGFYASPILVGDRIYALDMKGTTIIFKTGETYEMIGSPKLGEDTLATPAFMDRRIYFRTGKQLVCVAED, from the coding sequence ATGCCGCGAACTAAGCCAAGGAAACGCCGGTTCACGGCCAATGAAATCGGACGCCACGCTTCCGTCGCGGTCGTGATCGTGTCGGGCGTCTTCTGTCTTGTCGTCGCGACGCTGCTGATTGCCAATTTCGTCCAAATCCAGGCGTTCAACCCGCTGGACAACCCGGAAATGCTGAAGTTGCGCGCGCAATGGGCGGCGGCGCCCGAGGCCGACGAGAAGTTGTTGCAGGAAATCCGGGCAATGGACCTGTTGGCGCGCAAGGCCTATTTCACGAGCCAGACCCATCTGAAGACGGGCGGCTACCTGTTGACGGGCGGCGTGGTTGTCTTGCTCGTGGCGATTCGTCTTGCGGCGCGGTTTGGGCCGAAACTGCCGGTTCCCGATCCCGGAGCACCGTCCGCCTCCTATTGGACATCCCGCGCCCACGCCCGTGAACTGCTCGCCTTCATCGGCCTTGCCGTGGCGCTTGTCGCGCTCGTTTCGGCCTATTTCACACGCCTCGACATTCCCCCGGTTGACACAAGCCCGGCGGCCGCGTCTCGTGAACCGATTCCCGTACAACCGGCGGAAACCCGGCCCCCAATCCCTTGGGAGACGATTCAACGGAATTGGCCGTCGTTTCGCGGACCGGGCGGCTATGGCGTCGCCTTCCACACGACCGCTCCCGTGGACTGGGATTTGGCTTCGGGAAAGAACATCAAGTGGAAAACGGACATTCCGTTGCCGGGCGCCAATTCACCTGTGGTGTGGGACAACCGCGTTTTTCTGAGCGGAGCCGACGCGAATATGCGCGAGGTGTATTGTTTCGATGCCGATGGCGGCCAGATGCTTTGGAAACATGTCGTCGAGCGAATGCCCGGCGCCCCGGACAAGCCGCCCAAGGTCGGCGAGGAAACCGGATTCGCGGCGCCCACGATGGCCGCCCATGGCAACCGTGTCTTTGCAATTTTCGCGAACGGCGACCTCGTATGCCTCGATTTCGACGGCAAGAAACAATGGGGGAAGAGCCTCGGCCTGCCGGACAACCATTACGGCTATTCATCGTCGTTACTGGCGTGCGAAAACCTACTCTTTGTGCAATACGATCAGAAAAAGGGCGGGAAATTGTATGCCTTCGATGTCTTGGACGGACACGAAAAATGGTCCGTGAACCGGACCGCGCTCTCGTGGTCGTCGCCGGCATGCGTTCCGACACCGTCCGGCTTGCAACTTGTCGTGAATTCCGCGAAAGACGTGGACGCATACGATCCGTTGTCCGGAACACGGCTCTGGAACGTGCCCTGTCTGGACGGGGAAGTGGCGCCCAGTCCCGCCTATGGCGGGGGCATGTTCTTTGTGGCCAACGACATGGCCACGGCCACGGCGATACGGTTTGTGCCTGGCGATCCGCCAAAACCCGAAATCGCTTGGCAGTGGGACGAATCGTTGCCGGACGTGGCGAGTCCCGTCTGCACGGACCGTCATTTCTATCTCGCCACGTCCCGCGCCGAAATCGTCTGCCTCGATGCGGCCACGGGGAAAGAGCAGTGGTTGCAGGAATTCGACGAGGGATTCTATGCGTCGCCGATTCTTGTTGGGGATCGCATCTACGCGCTCGACATGAAGGGGACCACGATCATTTTCAAGACAGGCGAAACGTATGAAATGATTGGTTCCCCGAAACTGGGCGAAGATACGCTGGCGACGCCGGCCTTCATGGACCGGCGGATTTATTTCCGCACGGGCAAGCAGTTGGTCTGCGTCGCGGAAGACTGA
- a CDS encoding 4Fe-4S binding protein has protein sequence MKDERARSFRFISAFRLRPSAFVLAVCALLFASAAPAQYRFPMPEFSSGYQRPDTFAPKGRLTSPVVDMALLAGGMALTAWMAIKRRSRRGVLMMAVFSVVYFGFYRQGCVCPVGSIQNVLNAFMGGHVPVPLLVSLFFLLPLIFAIYFGRVFCAAVCPLGAIQEICAVKPVQIPMAVEMALGMFAYAYLGLAVLGVATGAGFLICRFDPFIGFYRQGGSFNMLLAGGLLLLAGVFIARPYCRFLCPYGVLLRWASLYSRWHASITPAECIQCRLCEDSCPYNAIRMPTPEDRPENRRVGAQRLARLFLIAPVVVAFAAYVGFASHRFMARIHPTVWLAERVAAVERGEADDSPIDTEAFRSGRESPAELYAHAETVRQRFKAGSALFGGFMGLALCGRLIRLSVIRTTNDYEPDRAACVSCARCFAYCPVEKKDAAN, from the coding sequence ATGAAGGATGAAAGGGCCAGATCGTTCCGATTCATTTCGGCCTTCCGTCTTCGGCCTTCCGCCTTCGTTTTGGCCGTGTGCGCGCTCCTCTTTGCAAGCGCCGCTCCGGCCCAATACCGCTTCCCGATGCCGGAGTTCAGTTCCGGTTATCAACGGCCCGACACCTTTGCGCCTAAGGGCCGACTGACATCGCCCGTTGTGGATATGGCATTGCTCGCGGGCGGCATGGCATTGACGGCATGGATGGCGATCAAGAGGCGCTCAAGGCGCGGCGTGTTGATGATGGCCGTTTTTTCGGTGGTCTATTTCGGGTTTTACCGGCAAGGCTGCGTCTGTCCGGTTGGATCGATTCAAAATGTCTTGAATGCCTTTATGGGCGGCCATGTTCCCGTGCCGCTTCTTGTTTCGTTGTTTTTTTTACTTCCACTGATTTTTGCGATTTATTTCGGACGCGTTTTCTGCGCTGCGGTGTGTCCCTTGGGGGCGATTCAAGAGATCTGCGCGGTGAAACCGGTCCAGATTCCGATGGCGGTCGAGATGGCGCTCGGCATGTTCGCGTACGCCTATCTCGGACTCGCCGTGCTGGGCGTCGCGACCGGTGCGGGATTTCTCATTTGCCGGTTCGATCCGTTTATTGGATTCTACCGGCAAGGCGGCAGCTTCAACATGCTGCTGGCGGGCGGCCTTCTGCTACTGGCGGGCGTGTTCATCGCGCGACCCTACTGCCGGTTCCTGTGTCCATACGGCGTGCTGCTTCGTTGGGCGTCGCTCTACTCGCGCTGGCACGCTTCGATTACTCCCGCCGAGTGCATCCAGTGCCGCCTGTGCGAGGATTCGTGTCCGTACAACGCGATCCGGATGCCCACGCCGGAGGATCGTCCTGAAAACCGCCGGGTCGGGGCGCAACGGCTTGCGCGCTTGTTTTTGATCGCGCCGGTCGTCGTCGCGTTCGCGGCCTACGTGGGGTTCGCGTCGCACCGTTTCATGGCGCGCATCCATCCGACGGTCTGGCTGGCGGAGCGCGTGGCGGCCGTTGAACGTGGCGAGGCCGACGACTCGCCCATAGACACCGAGGCGTTTCGGTCGGGCCGGGAATCGCCCGCCGAATTGTATGCCCACGCGGAAACCGTCCGGCAGCGATTCAAGGCCGGCTCGGCGCTGTTCGGGGGCTTCATGGGACTGGCCCTTTGCGGACGTCTAATCCGGCTTTCCGTGATTCGCACGACAAACGACTACGAACCGGATCGGGCGGCCTGTGTGAGTTGCGCGAGATGTTTTGCCTATTGCCCCGTGGAGAAAAAAGATGCCGCGAACTAA
- a CDS encoding 4Fe-4S binding protein: MVKRENGIGRRDFIRAAAVFAAGGGAWVAAQSGAERTVWQIDPAKCQQCGRCATTCVLNPSAVKCVHSFEICGYCDLCSGYLLPGAKARDSGAENELCPVGALRRTYIEPPFYQYTIDEDLCIGCGKCVKGCGQFGNGSLYLQVKRDLCVNCNECAIARNCPSDAFRRVTVHDGYLLKHRQSKNEG, encoded by the coding sequence ATGGTGAAAAGAGAAAACGGAATAGGCCGGCGGGATTTCATCCGCGCGGCTGCGGTGTTTGCGGCCGGCGGCGGCGCGTGGGTTGCCGCGCAATCGGGTGCGGAACGTACCGTGTGGCAGATCGATCCGGCGAAGTGCCAGCAGTGCGGACGCTGCGCCACAACCTGCGTGTTGAACCCCTCCGCCGTGAAGTGCGTCCATTCGTTCGAGATTTGCGGTTACTGCGACTTGTGCAGCGGTTACTTGTTGCCCGGCGCCAAGGCGCGCGACAGCGGCGCGGAGAACGAATTGTGTCCGGTGGGCGCGCTGCGCCGCACGTATATCGAGCCGCCGTTCTATCAATACACGATCGACGAGGACTTGTGCATCGGCTGCGGCAAGTGCGTGAAGGGTTGCGGACAATTCGGCAACGGCTCGCTGTACCTTCAGGTAAAGCGCGACTTGTGCGTCAACTGCAACGAATGCGCGATCGCGCGCAATTGTCCCTCGGATGCGTTTCGCCGTGTCACTGTGCACGACGGCTATCTGCTGAAACATCGCCAATCCAAGAACGAAGGATGA
- a CDS encoding ADP-ribosylglycohydrolase family protein, protein MPYFDDLRGLLDEALLWADLRHEQGGDVQGIVKVLRENITRAQKELGKTAPGTATRQQEPNTLDMIRALRPEGPRRLWKQFKTAGLNDRLKGAWLGRAIGCTLGAPVENWPIAEMEQLAKRTDAPFPPEDYWRAHPKPDELRYEKSRMAEYLKGGMTCVPVDDDVTYTLLGLLILEEYGPDFTTDDVGQAWIKYLPMACTAEDVALRNLKKGIPASKAGAKDNPFQEWIGADIRSDPWGYAAPGWPEKAAEFAWRDAYLSHRHNGIYGAMFFSAAIAAAFAVDTPGDAIAVGLTEIPKYCRLARDIRWALDTAPLLKDWRDARAAVDQRFRGMHAVHTNNNACLTIFGLLLGGMDFTKTVGMTVAMGLDNDCTAATAGSILGALIGAKNVPAHWWKPFRNRTRTYMNGREWFRNSDIVRRFMAVAKQVWTS, encoded by the coding sequence ATGCCGTATTTCGACGATTTGCGTGGATTGTTGGACGAGGCGCTGTTGTGGGCGGACCTGCGGCATGAACAAGGCGGAGACGTGCAAGGGATCGTCAAGGTTCTGCGCGAGAACATCACGCGCGCGCAAAAGGAATTGGGGAAAACCGCGCCGGGCACAGCGACGCGGCAACAGGAACCGAACACGCTCGACATGATTCGCGCATTGCGTCCGGAAGGACCGCGGCGTCTCTGGAAACAGTTCAAGACGGCGGGACTCAATGACCGCCTCAAGGGTGCATGGCTGGGCCGGGCAATCGGTTGCACGCTGGGCGCGCCGGTCGAGAACTGGCCTATCGCCGAAATGGAACAACTCGCCAAGCGAACAGACGCCCCATTTCCACCGGAGGATTACTGGCGGGCGCATCCCAAGCCCGATGAATTGCGTTATGAAAAGAGCCGTATGGCCGAGTATCTCAAAGGCGGCATGACGTGCGTTCCCGTTGACGACGACGTGACCTATACGTTGCTGGGTCTGCTGATTCTCGAAGAATATGGCCCGGATTTCACGACGGACGACGTCGGACAAGCCTGGATCAAGTATCTGCCCATGGCATGCACGGCCGAAGACGTTGCGCTGCGCAATCTCAAGAAGGGTATCCCGGCGTCGAAGGCCGGCGCGAAGGACAACCCGTTCCAGGAATGGATTGGCGCGGACATCCGGAGCGATCCATGGGGTTACGCCGCGCCGGGATGGCCGGAAAAAGCCGCCGAGTTCGCCTGGCGCGATGCGTACCTTTCGCACCGACACAACGGCATCTATGGCGCGATGTTCTTTTCGGCGGCAATCGCCGCGGCATTCGCCGTGGACACGCCCGGCGACGCCATCGCCGTTGGCCTGACGGAAATTCCGAAATACTGCCGTCTTGCCCGCGATATCCGGTGGGCGCTCGACACCGCGCCATTGCTCAAGGATTGGCGCGACGCGCGCGCGGCCGTTGATCAACGCTTCCGCGGCATGCACGCTGTCCACACGAACAACAACGCGTGCCTGACGATTTTCGGACTCCTGCTGGGCGGGATGGACTTCACGAAAACCGTTGGCATGACGGTCGCAATGGGTCTTGACAACGACTGCACCGCCGCGACCGCCGGTTCGATTCTCGGCGCACTCATCGGCGCCAAAAACGTTCCGGCGCATTGGTGGAAACCGTTTCGCAACCGCACGCGCACCTACATGAATGGCCGGGAATGGTTCCGGAACAGCGATATCGTGCGGCGGTTCATGGCCGTGGCAAAACAGGTGTGGACCTCATGA